One part of the Olleya sp. YS genome encodes these proteins:
- the trpS gene encoding tryptophan--tRNA ligase: MARILTGIQSTGTPHLGNILGALKPAIALANDAKNESFLFIADLHSLTQIKDGETLRHNTYSTAATWLAFGLDIDKTVFYRQSDVPQVTELAWYLNCFFPFKRLELAHSFKDKADRLDDVNGGLFTYPMLMAADILLYDAQIIPVGKDQEQHIEMTRDVASRFHAKMGDTFVLPEAKIQKDTMLIPGTDGEKMSKSKGNIIDIFLPEKKLRKQIMSIETDSTPLEDPKDWSTCNCFALYSLLASEKDITTMKNNYQNGNYGYGHAKQALYELILDTFKTERERYNHFMANLNEIDDALAKGAQKAKLVADDVLKRVRKKVGY, encoded by the coding sequence ATGGCAAGAATACTTACAGGAATACAAAGTACAGGAACACCACATTTAGGGAATATATTAGGAGCATTAAAACCAGCTATTGCATTAGCAAATGATGCAAAAAACGAATCGTTTTTGTTTATTGCAGACTTACATTCTTTAACTCAAATTAAAGATGGTGAAACTTTAAGACACAACACTTATTCTACTGCTGCTACTTGGTTAGCATTTGGATTAGATATTGATAAAACTGTATTTTATAGACAAAGCGATGTGCCACAGGTTACTGAATTGGCTTGGTATTTAAACTGTTTTTTTCCTTTTAAGCGTTTGGAGCTGGCACACAGTTTTAAAGATAAAGCTGATAGATTAGATGATGTTAATGGTGGACTATTTACCTATCCTATGCTAATGGCTGCAGATATTTTATTATATGATGCACAGATAATTCCTGTTGGAAAAGATCAAGAACAACATATTGAAATGACGCGTGATGTTGCTTCACGTTTTCATGCAAAAATGGGAGACACTTTTGTGCTACCAGAAGCCAAAATCCAAAAAGACACCATGCTGATTCCTGGTACAGATGGCGAAAAAATGAGTAAAAGTAAAGGCAATATTATTGATATCTTTTTACCAGAAAAGAAATTGCGTAAACAAATCATGTCTATAGAAACTGATAGCACACCACTTGAAGACCCTAAAGATTGGTCAACTTGTAACTGTTTTGCTTTGTATAGTTTATTAGCTTCAGAAAAAGATATAACGACTATGAAAAATAATTACCAAAACGGTAATTACGGTTATGGTCATGCTAAGCAAGCTTTATATGAGTTAATCTTAGACACCTTTAAAACAGAACGCGAACGTTACAACCACTTTATGGCTAACTTAAATGAAATTGATGACGCTTTAGCTAAAGGCGCACAAAAAGCTAAGCTTGTTGCAGATGACGTACTAAAAAGAGTTAGAAAAAAGGTTGGGTATTAA